The following proteins are encoded in a genomic region of Pseudomonadota bacterium:
- a CDS encoding putative metallopeptidase: MGLRYEEVNEEVMSVLKEVKSEYFPELKNAKIKVLFDIKKRKVGGMVILARIMKTNDLLRHLTIDEADAMEGYDYIITLDKTCWDSVIRDDKIRIVRHELRHACFDIESEDNPYKLQDHSISDFYEEVEYNNDDPRWRERLATVVEDIYEQKKEARQDSKKKKERG; encoded by the coding sequence ATGGGTTTAAGGTATGAAGAGGTGAACGAAGAGGTCATGTCAGTGCTGAAAGAGGTAAAATCGGAATACTTTCCTGAATTGAAAAATGCAAAAATCAAGGTACTTTTTGACATAAAGAAAAGGAAAGTGGGGGGTATGGTTATCCTTGCCCGTATCATGAAAACGAATGACCTGTTGAGGCACCTTACGATAGATGAGGCTGATGCTATGGAAGGATACGATTATATCATAACCCTGGACAAAACATGCTGGGACAGTGTTATACGGGATGACAAGATCAGGATTGTCAGGCACGAATTGAGACATGCCTGCTTTGATATCGAATCCGAGGATAATCCATATAAGCTCCAGGATCACAGCATCTCTGATTTTTACGAAGAGGTCGAGTACAACAATGATGATCCGCGCTGGAGGGAAAGACTTGCCACCGTTGTGGAAGATATTTACGAACAGAAGAAAGAGGCGCGTCAGGACAGCAAAAAGAAGAAAGAGAGAGGATAG
- a CDS encoding protease inhibitor I42 family protein, with product MKKVLILILLMLLPVTGFSLDNTKNIYNNPNIPVEVQVGDEFSIVLPSNPTTGYKWELLKPVNDDILELQDAEYTSKCKDGLVGCGGVEVWNFFATSEGETTISLKYARPWEKNVKPVQTRIFKVIVNP from the coding sequence ATGAAAAAAGTCCTCATTCTCATACTGCTAATGCTTCTCCCGGTAACCGGATTCAGCCTTGATAATACGAAAAACATTTACAATAATCCCAATATACCGGTTGAAGTGCAGGTGGGCGACGAATTCTCCATTGTCCTGCCCTCCAACCCCACCACCGGTTACAAATGGGAGCTTCTAAAACCGGTTAATGACGATATCCTTGAGTTGCAGGACGCTGAATATACAAGCAAATGCAAGGATGGACTTGTTGGTTGCGGCGGAGTGGAGGTCTGGAATTTTTTTGCCACATCAGAAGGTGAAACCACAATATCCCTTAAATACGCACGCCCCTGGGAAAAAAATGTCAAACCGGTACAAACCCGGATTTTTAAGGTTATTGTTAATCCGTAA
- the pyrR gene encoding bifunctional pyr operon transcriptional regulator/uracil phosphoribosyltransferase PyrR yields the protein MGKKTVSLLDKKAVDRTITRITHEILEKNKGYKDLCLIGIRTRGIYLAKRINDKIKAVEEIELPLGILDITMYRDDIFKLKLPEVKKTDIPFDLNNMTIILIDDVMHTGRTTRAAIDAIMDLGRPRKIQLAVLVDRGDRELPMHPDYAGIFYNGSPEEEVLVRLREIDGKDEVIVVRT from the coding sequence ATGGGGAAAAAAACGGTATCCCTCCTCGATAAAAAGGCCGTTGACAGAACAATAACAAGAATTACCCACGAAATCCTCGAAAAAAATAAAGGTTACAAAGACCTGTGTCTTATAGGCATCAGAACACGGGGGATCTATTTAGCAAAAAGGATTAACGACAAGATAAAAGCCGTTGAAGAGATTGAACTCCCCCTCGGTATCCTCGACATCACCATGTACAGAGATGACATATTCAAGTTAAAATTACCGGAAGTTAAAAAAACAGACATACCCTTCGATCTGAACAACATGACCATCATTTTAATTGACGATGTGATGCATACCGGCAGGACTACGAGGGCGGCAATCGATGCCATTATGGACCTCGGCAGACCAAGGAAGATACAATTAGCTGTTCTTGTAGACAGGGGCGACAGGGAACTCCCGATGCATCCCGATTATGCCGGCATCTTTTACAATGGCAGTCCGGAGGAAGAAGTGCTTGTGCGGCTTCGCGAAATCGATGGCAAGGATGAAGTCATCGTTGTGAGAACATAA
- a CDS encoding aspartate carbamoyltransferase catalytic subunit — MKWSKKDLLGIRELSKEEILLILDSADSFKDISRREVKKVPTLRGKTVITLFYEPSTRTRTSFEIAAKRLSADTINISANTSSHVKGETLKDTARNLESMRPDVIVIRHNMPGAPHMLSRIVDSSVINAGDGAHEHPTQALLDLFTMREKKDRIDGLNITIVGDIAHSRVARSNIFALRHFNTRITCSGPPTMIPPDIESLGVHVEYDMNRAVKDADVIMMLRIQKERGGISYIPSVKEYSIIYGLKAEHLKKAKKDVIIMHPGPMNRGVEITDEVADGPYSVILDQVENGVAVRMAILYLLTGREA, encoded by the coding sequence ATGAAGTGGAGTAAAAAAGACCTCCTTGGCATCAGAGAGCTTTCTAAGGAGGAGATCCTTCTCATCCTCGATTCGGCAGATTCTTTTAAAGATATATCAAGAAGGGAAGTAAAAAAGGTTCCCACCCTCCGCGGCAAAACAGTCATAACCCTCTTTTACGAGCCGAGCACAAGGACACGGACATCCTTTGAAATAGCGGCAAAACGCTTAAGTGCGGACACCATCAATATCTCTGCAAACACAAGCAGTCATGTCAAAGGCGAAACCCTCAAAGACACGGCAAGGAACCTCGAATCCATGAGGCCTGATGTCATCGTTATCAGACACAACATGCCAGGCGCCCCGCATATGTTATCCAGGATTGTGGACTCTTCTGTGATAAATGCCGGAGACGGCGCACACGAGCATCCGACCCAGGCCCTCCTTGACCTTTTTACCATGAGAGAGAAAAAAGACAGAATTGACGGACTTAACATAACGATCGTAGGGGACATTGCCCACAGCAGGGTAGCACGGTCCAACATATTTGCATTAAGACACTTTAATACCCGCATCACATGCTCGGGCCCACCCACTATGATCCCGCCCGACATTGAAAGTCTGGGCGTCCATGTGGAGTACGATATGAACAGGGCGGTAAAAGACGCCGACGTAATCATGATGCTAAGAATACAAAAAGAGCGGGGCGGCATTTCATACATACCCTCTGTTAAAGAATATTCAATCATTTATGGGCTGAAGGCAGAGCATCTCAAAAAGGCAAAAAAGGATGTAATCATCATGCATCCGGGCCCCATGAACAGAGGTGTGGAAATTACAGACGAAGTGGCTGATGGCCCATATTCGGTGATACTCGACCAGGTCGAAAATGGTGTTGCTGTGAGAATGGCCATCCTCTATCTCCTCACCGGGAGGGAGGCGTGA
- a CDS encoding dihydroorotase encodes MKILIKKGRVIDPKNGRDEILDIFINGGIIEKIDKNIREKVDNVHVIDASGLIVAPGLIDMHVHLREPGYEYKESIRTGTMAAVKGGFTSVVCMANTDPVNDNKSVTEFIIKQAKVEGVCRVFPCGAITRNLKGEELAEIGEMYAAGIVAISDDGKSVKNSETLRKALEYAKLFHIPVISHCEDEDLSKGFVHEGKASVMSGLDAVPAIAEEIIVKRDMAIAQYVNSPLHLTHISSGGSVDAIGEMKRRYNQITCDTCPHYFTLTDKATLSFDTNTKVNPPLRSKEDVDAMKEGLRNETIDIIATDHAPHDVTSKDVEFNIATSGISGLETAFGLSLALVHEGVLSMKTLLKKFTENPAKLLKLPHGELTPGSPADIIIFNPDLEWTVDRNTFASKGKNTPFHGWNLKGKNLLTIVDGKIVYRDPAFK; translated from the coding sequence GTGAAAATCCTCATCAAAAAAGGAAGGGTTATTGATCCCAAAAACGGCAGGGATGAAATCCTTGATATATTCATCAATGGCGGTATCATTGAAAAGATTGACAAAAATATCCGCGAAAAGGTCGATAATGTTCATGTAATCGACGCTTCAGGCCTTATTGTGGCGCCCGGGCTCATTGATATGCATGTCCATCTGAGGGAACCCGGATACGAATATAAAGAATCGATCAGAACGGGCACGATGGCAGCCGTTAAGGGCGGCTTTACATCAGTAGTCTGTATGGCCAATACAGACCCTGTAAATGACAATAAAAGCGTTACAGAATTCATTATAAAACAGGCAAAGGTAGAAGGGGTATGCCGGGTCTTCCCCTGCGGTGCAATCACCAGGAACTTAAAGGGTGAAGAACTTGCAGAGATTGGCGAAATGTATGCCGCAGGCATTGTAGCCATATCAGATGACGGCAAATCTGTAAAGAATTCCGAAACCCTGCGAAAAGCCCTCGAATATGCAAAACTTTTTCATATACCCGTCATATCGCACTGCGAGGACGAAGACCTCTCGAAGGGGTTTGTCCACGAGGGTAAGGCATCGGTTATGTCCGGTCTCGATGCGGTTCCTGCTATTGCAGAAGAGATTATAGTCAAAAGGGACATGGCCATAGCACAATATGTAAATTCTCCGCTCCATCTCACGCATATCTCATCAGGAGGCAGTGTGGATGCTATCGGGGAGATGAAGAGAAGGTATAACCAAATCACCTGTGATACATGTCCCCACTATTTTACGTTAACAGATAAAGCAACGCTATCCTTCGATACAAACACAAAGGTAAACCCCCCGCTCAGATCAAAAGAAGATGTGGATGCCATGAAAGAGGGTCTCAGGAATGAAACGATCGACATTATCGCCACAGACCATGCACCCCACGATGTTACCTCAAAAGATGTGGAGTTTAATATTGCCACCTCAGGGATTTCCGGGTTGGAGACCGCCTTCGGCCTTTCCCTTGCCCTCGTCCACGAAGGTGTCCTCTCTATGAAGACGCTTCTTAAGAAATTCACAGAAAATCCGGCAAAATTATTGAAACTCCCCCATGGTGAACTAACACCAGGGAGCCCTGCCGACATCATTATTTTTAACCCTGACCTTGAATGGACGGTTGACAGAAACACTTTCGCATCAAAAGGGAAAAACACCCCCTTCCATGGATGGAATTTGAAGGGAAAAAATCTGCTCACCATAGTGGATGGGAAGATCGTGTACAGAGACCCTGCTTTTAAATAG
- a CDS encoding bifunctional riboflavin kinase/FAD synthetase yields the protein MKIYEFLNHVEKFPNPVLTIGNYDGIHIGHKKIIERVKEEARLINGTPMLMTFYPHPVSVVRPDKILCLITPLNVRKRLIEENGIDVLLVLPFNEEFRLLTPQEFVENILVNKLGIKGLIVGYDFKFGRGGKGDTELLKQLSGTYGFFFEVVEAITLDGEKIGSNRIRKLIMEGDVKKAERFLGRPHMIEGKVAHGDGRGKGIGFPTINLKTDYELIPKDGVYISEVEINGKMLPSVTNIGYNPTFDVKKLSVETHILDYSGDLYGADLTLYFHERIRGEIKFDGVEALKSQIDMDIKIAKEYFHKK from the coding sequence ATGAAAATTTATGAATTTCTGAACCACGTTGAAAAATTTCCAAATCCTGTACTGACTATCGGTAACTATGACGGGATACATATAGGGCACAAAAAAATAATTGAAAGGGTTAAAGAGGAGGCGCGCTTGATTAACGGAACGCCCATGCTTATGACCTTTTATCCCCACCCGGTAAGTGTCGTAAGGCCTGATAAAATCCTGTGCCTCATAACACCCCTTAATGTGAGGAAAAGGCTCATTGAAGAAAACGGTATTGACGTGCTTCTTGTTTTACCCTTTAACGAGGAATTCAGGCTCCTGACCCCTCAGGAATTTGTTGAAAATATCCTTGTGAACAAACTGGGGATTAAAGGGCTGATCGTTGGATACGATTTCAAGTTCGGGCGAGGAGGGAAGGGCGATACGGAATTATTAAAGCAATTATCCGGAACGTATGGTTTTTTCTTCGAGGTGGTGGAGGCCATTACGCTGGATGGCGAAAAGATAGGGAGTAACAGGATACGGAAACTCATCATGGAAGGCGATGTGAAAAAGGCTGAACGATTTCTGGGGAGACCGCACATGATAGAAGGCAAGGTAGCGCACGGTGACGGAAGGGGGAAGGGGATCGGTTTCCCCACCATCAATCTGAAAACGGATTATGAGCTTATTCCTAAAGACGGGGTGTATATAAGCGAAGTCGAAATAAATGGGAAGATGCTTCCATCTGTCACGAATATAGGATATAATCCTACCTTCGACGTCAAAAAGCTTTCCGTTGAGACCCATATTTTAGACTATTCCGGGGACCTGTACGGCGCGGATTTGACCCTTTATTTCCATGAAAGAATACGGGGTGAGATTAAGTTTGACGGAGTTGAAGCATTAAAAAGTCAAATTGACATGGATATAAAAATCGCAAAAGAATATTTTCATAAAAAATAA